The Brassica napus cultivar Da-Ae chromosome C1, Da-Ae, whole genome shotgun sequence DNA segment ATACACCTCGTGCGTGGAGCAGTACAAGAATACAATCAGCAGTCTCGATGAAGCTAATACGAGCCTAACGTCAGGAGATGGTCCAGGGCTGAACATCAAGGTCTCAGCAGCTATGGAAGGTTATACAACATGTCAAGATGGCTTGTCGAACGTCAAAGCTGATCCTTCAATTGTGAAGGACACGGGTGATTTTCAGAATGTTTGTGGCATTATTCTTGTCATCTCCAACATGATGTGATTAAAGAAAGGGCTTGCGATTACATCAAACAGTTATACATGTATATTACATAGACACAATCAAGAACCTATTTTCTTCCCTATTTGCTGTTCTATTAGcattattgattaaaaatataagaaattaagaaaCCACAAGTACTCAAACCataaaagaaaacacacattGTCTGAtacaacaaaaaagaaagagatcgGCAGAAACATTATAACAACACAAGCAAACAAAAGGCCATGATTCCTCAAAAGGAACatactttatttaaaaaaaaaaatagatcacaAGATGATGAATCTAAACAGAGGTAGGCTTGTAGTCTATAACCAACACTTTATCCAAGCTGCCTAGGAACATGTTGGCGAACTCAACGTGAATAGGATGAGCAACGTACTCAGCTACAGCTTCTTTGCTCTCAAATGTGGATTCAAAGATATGTGTGAAACCTTGATGCAGATTCTCTATGCTCACATCTTTTCCCctacaatattatttttatttttattacatgaATTTAATTTTTAGGACAAAACCAATGAGTtgcccaaacaaaaaaaaaagggcagAACCAATGAAAATCAGTAAAGACAAGACTCATTCAGTTTGGTTTTAACGttatctaaaatcatattattgATAGATGATAAAATTAATCCCTAAAGATTCAATTTAGATCTACAGTACACCAATAACAATCAAAACAGAAGCAGAGAAGTTACCATTGGAAAGCTTTCATAGGTTCAATGAGATTGACGAGATTCGCGTAACCTTTGATAAGTTCGTCGATCTTTTCTTGGGTTACGTCGTCTTTGAACTTAGCAAGCAGAACGTGCTTCACTGGTCCCTTTGCTTCCTCCATTTTCTCCCTGCGATCCTCAGtgctctctttttctctctctctctaatctatCTGTATGTTGCAGTTTATATAAATGGACGGTCAAGATCTGATCTACATAAGACTTTATAAATAAAACGTGCTAAACACGTGCGTCGCATTATTACCTTCCGTAtcaaaaaagatatatattttttttttcaaccggAATTTATTAAACGGTCAAAGCCCTAAAAAGACAAAAcccaacaaattttaaaacataaaggCCCAAAAAAGACCAACACTTTACAAATGACTCTGGACCGTAAGCCCAAAGAGAAAAACCGTAGAAGAAAGGCAAGGTGGCAACACCACCACGTATTCGATCGACCGGCGATCAATGGACACGCGTCAGGCCGAGGCGCAATTTGCTTCCTCCGGAGAAAACGAGGTGATACGACGGAATCCGCCGACAGCGGAAACCGATGATGAAGAATCGCTCACACAGAGCCATCTTTTCAACGAACAAAGTCGCATACCGGATCAACGCTTCAAAACTGGAATCAATCATCTTTAATCCAGTCTACAGCCTCCGATCTACCTTCATGAATATCAGACATCTTTAAAGATGAGAATAAGCTTGAAGATGAATCAATCCTAATCAAGGGAAGAGGGATCGATCGGAGAGGAGAAAGGAGAGACGGTTAAGCGATGAAGCTGAGAGAAGCGCCGATCAAAGAAACCGGGAGAACCCCGGTGAAAAGCCGCCATCAACACCAACGAAGAATGACGCGGAGACAAAAGCCGGACGTCCATCACCGCAAGAGAAGGCAAGGACGCCGGAGGCAGAGCCGACAGACCACCAAGAGAAGGCGCGTCTCCGGAAGCAGGGACCGGTAGGAGAACCCGAAACCAGTTGAAAGGCGCCGGAAACAAACCGGCGAAAGGAAAAGGTtcatctcatctctctctctgtaaAAGATGATAGTGAGAGaacgaagaagagagagaatctTTTTTCATGTatgatttatcaaaaaaaatatcaaagcaCAAATAAAATCTCATAGAACCTGGAATTTTGGTTTCGGTTCTGTTTCAATTTGTTTTGGATAAATCgggttttagaaaaaaattaagacaGCTTGGGTTTCTCAAATTAAATATCGGAtaatttgaataatttataatatttcaaataaaattttctatcaatttgatttataaatagCATGTGTAGCTGTGGAAGCCCTTTGGTCTAGTGGTTTGACCAAGAGTTCATTAATGCTTACAAGAGATCTACAGCATGGCGCAAGAAGTACCGTCAAGTATGAATCCCATAGggcggctcaggtgatgcagtcagGCGTGAATCCTCATACGGgaggtagaattgtcggctgtaaaATCGTCTATAATATTTCACATAGTTGTAATATTGTCAGCTGTAAAATTGTCTGTAATATTTCACAtagttgtaatagcataattatccagcgttaaaaaaaagattagtttCATGATTTTGGATGGTTAACTTATATAATAATGTtaagagaataaaaaaaatagtatctGTAGAATATTTGGTTAATCTAAAACTAAATACAATTAATACTTGCATGCTTTTAGgtaataaactattttcttaaatGGTATCCATTCAATTATTGGTTTAGTTCTGGTTTTTGAATAACTTTTGTTGATTTGGGTAAAATCCAACTGATCAGAGCTTTcagaaaatatttcatttagaaaatattaggATAATTCAGTTTAGAAATAGTATTTTTAAGATatctataattaataattttagatatataaactatatttagaaatttctgttaatttacataaaattcaaataatttggggtttttagaaaatatttattagttcagatattttggataaaatatagGGTAATtagaataatttataatattttaaataaaatatttggataattcgttctaaattgtatttttagaatatttatttattttttaaaaaaaataacacattaatattttaagaatattttaaaaattctattattCATTCGGTTCTCGATTTAGGTTCTAATttggtttcaaattttttttataatttctgtTAATTTGGGTAGAAATTTTGGATAATTAAGGggtttcagaaaaaaatcaggtagttcggattttcggatAAAATATCTAGTTAAATCCCCTGTTCTAAAAAGCGGCCGCCTAGGCGCTATGCGTCACTCTTCCGtcccgatttatgccaaatcggtttaaaaaatcggatatctgAACTTTTCCGCCTtgaccgcctaaatgaccgcttagcggcctaggcggccgcctaatctattttttattattttattattttttattttatttttatttttattttattttaaataatatttttatttgtttatttgatctaaaattttataaatatcatttatattcataactTTTATGAacattacactatattaagtttatgtattctatttgtgtgttttatacaatcttaaacatgaaaatgtattaatgttatatacaattaaagattaacctgttttataacatagtaaaccatctaaaaattccTCCCCGCATAATTTCTGATTAATCtccgattttctctttaggcgctAAGACCAACCCGACCGCCCGATTAGCGCCTAGCGCATTCCCGAACAGGGGTTAAATCTAATAAATACAGTCAAGAACTAGTTCTTGGCATTATTTACTAAAAAGTACATGAGATTAAGAGACCACAAAGTACTCAAACCATAAAAGAAAACAAGCAAATACTCGTGATCGTTTACACACATGATCTGATACAACAAAAAGGAAAGAGAATGAAAGAAACATCATAACAAAGGATGCTAGTGATAAAGAGTGTACCAGCATTTGTATTATCGGAGAGAAGATGCATAGATATGTCTATGGTGAAGGGATTATAGAGGGATCATGGCCACATCTTCTGAACTACGTTCGAAGTCCGGTTCATATTTTAAAGAAGAGTACGCCCGAAGGCAAAAGGAAACGAATTACAAGGAAGTTAGTCAAATATATTAACTAAGTTTCTTTCTTGCTTTTCTTTGTTCTAATTAATGATAGTACTCAAAGACTTTATATTTGCATTGGATGCATATAAAGAAGAGTAGTTACTAAGAAACTAAACATCAGCATTTCATAGATTCATTCTCTGTTCCTTAGCTTGAAGCGGAATGTTTAAATCTCACACAAGGATTATTCTCTTGTAACGAAAACTGCATGTTTAAAAGACTGCTTAAGTTATATATATCTTATGTTTCAGGTTAGAGTTCTTTTTAATTGTGTGTGAGCTTTACCAGGCATGAACTGGAGGTCACTCTGCAAGAAGCGTAAAGGAAACGAAAGTGACGCCCATAGCCAAAGCCAAACGAGTTCCTAGGGTTGCTTTGAAGGTCCCAAAAGGGTTTAGGAAATGAAAGTGACACCATGCCTAAAGTATATCGAACTACTCTTGATGATGTTGCTTTGAATGTCCCAAagctttctattttttcttttcttttttcttggaCAACCCTAAAGGTTGTAATAAATTGTAACGcatatttaagtttttaattCTATTTTGATTCTCAAAACCAGAGTAAATGCAATGCTTTTGTTgttcattttatcttttgagcATCTACAATTATTTTATCTTTCGGTGATAAACTGTTATTATCTAATATACATCACATATTAGAATACACACAACTATTCTTCTACATCAAATAATGTTTTTCCTTGCGTAACAAGAAACATGTTTtccatatagtttttttgaggTTAATTAGGAAGAGTTTAGACCTGGCTTAGGAGCAAGCTTTGTTGATACCAATGATACGGCGTAAAACACTGCTTCCACCTGATTTCGAACTAAGAGCACGACATCAGCAATGCAAAGTCACTTGGATATTTCCTCAATTCTAATTCGTCTATTAGTCACTCCTTTGTCATAATCTTTTTCTCCGACTGACAAAGTCAACAAAGGCACTAGTGTACACTGTGTACCAACTCTGCTCAACACcgtcaaaattttacaaacaCGTCTACATCGCTTTGGCTGAACTCTGACCTGAAAACGTTCACCCTCGACTTACACGGTCTAGTCGGTAAGGTCATCCAAAAGACTTCGCTGGGGTACAAGAACCTAAAGATGACAAAAGGCTTAGCGAGAACCACCACTGATCCAAACCTCCAGATTCCATATGGGTCTTGCGCGACAGGTTATGAGTTATCGATCCATTAAAGCCCTCGAGGGAGCTAAAGAGTTTGTGAGCTCTGAGGAGAATACCTGTTAGCAAGTAAGATAGCTTTTAACGCATTTGATAGTATAACTATATAGCGAAGCTGTGCATGAAGGCCAGACAATGCCAGTTTACGTGTATCCACgcaatttgatgtttgaaaaaATGTGTAACATTGAATAAGGTTTTCTCCAGACCTTTTGACGTTTTGATTCTATGGCAAAAATCTATTAAATGTCATTGACTCTGGTCTAATGACCTAAAAGCCAATGGATGCATACACACGCATAGTCACATTATAATGTCTTATATAACTTATATTAATAGTCAAACTACTAATCAGATAACCTATAATCTCGGCCTTATTTCTAAAGAATAGCAAAGTTATTTCTCTATCTTTTATTAGAACTTGTGGTCTAACCAAGAATCATAAACAGTAACAATCCTGTCCAAGAACTTTAATTCATAATTCTAGTGGATGCAATCAATCGCAAGCATCTATAAAtactttaccaaaaaaaaaccaaagatGGCAACAAATATGATGAACAAGTACGTACTTGTACTGTCTTGTCTGATCTTTTTTGTAATGACTGGTTCCTTAAACGCAAAACCTGCAGACATAAAAGCAATTTGCGGGAAAGCAAAAAACCCATCCTTCTGCACAAACTACATGAAATCAAACCCAAAGACATCAGGTGCTGATATCAAAACGCTTGCAACGATCACATTAGACTCTGCACAAACAAGCGCATCAGGAGCTATGAACAAGATTACACCTTTTGCCGAAAAAGAACCTAAACGCCCTTTGAGGAGTGGATACGTCTTGTGCGTGCAGAATTACAGGAGTACAATCAGATATCTCGGTGAAGCTAAGAAGAGCCTAGCGTCAGGAGATGTCCGAGGGCAGAACATCAATGTTTCAGACGCTATGAAATCATCTACATACTGTCAAGATGAAATGTTGAAAAGTCAAAGGTGATCCGTCGGTTGTGAAGGACGGTGGTGATTTTCAGAATATTTGTAGCATCGTTCTTGTCATCTCCAAGACGAtgatgtgataaaaaaaaaagggctaCATGAAACAGTTATacatgtatgttttttttttttttttgaatgaatgttaaattgattcaaaaaaagCCTTGTTACAACTAGAGTTGCTTTAGCTTAGAATATACTCAATACAACTTTGTAACTAGACATAATTTTTGTAGCTATTTATACTGTTGTAGTAAACCAAAATTGGAGAACTCCTTCCCTCTCTTTCCCACATTTAGTTCTCAATAGACTGAGTTTATTTCTTACTTCTTTATCAACGAACTTCTTCAGACACGGCAACGGAAGTGGCTTGTCTCCATGCCTAATcttatttctttctctccacaatgcaTGTACACTCGCCTGAAACGCATATCTGATACAGAATAAACTGTTCTTCTCCCGCCTTCCAGTCGAGATCAATTCCACAATCTCAGACCAAATATTTGTAAATTCACTTCTCAGAATCCCTCTTACAAGATATTCCCAGACCTGACCAGAATATGAGCACTCATAGAACAAATGATTCCGTGTTTCGACAGCATTCTTACACAGCACACAAGTCTCATCAATATCCTGAGACCACCTAGATACTCTATCCATAGTAGATAGTCTATCTAATTTAGCAAGCCAGGTTATGAAAGAAAATTTTGGAGAGGCTTGGGAGAACCAAATACCTTTTGCCCAGTTACAGGTAGACTTAGTATCTCGTATAAGCATCCACGTTTCCTGGGTTGAGAATGTCGGTTTAAAATCTGATTTCCTCTTCCATAATGCAACATCCTCAGCATTACTTCTCATTTTCTCCTTTACTGCCAATAACTCTTCTTCTATCTCATTAAGCTCCAGTGTACGGtgccttcttcttcgtcttgcACTAAACACTGCTTTCTCTACCGTGGCTTCACGTTTTATCCCCATATCGATGATCCCTCTATCTCCTAATATATCAAACAGTACTCCTTTAGTAGACCAGTTATCATACCAGTATGATATGTGTCAACCATTCCCCACTTCCTTTCTATAAAACGTCTTAGCCACCTCTCTCATTTTCAACATCTTCCTCCACATCCAAGAGCCCATTTGAGTTTTGACTTTCACTTGCCAAAACCTTTTCCCCTTTAATAAATTCTCTTTTATCCATCTCTCCCATAGAGATTTTCCCGAGACCATCCTCCATATTAACTTCAACCCATAGACCAGATTTACATCCTTCAGCTCTCTTATCCCCAAACCACCTTCATTTTTTAGACAACAGACATCTTTCCATGCTACTTTTGCTCATGTTGTTTTGAGACTTGGACCAGTCCAAAGAAAAGCAGAACAGAGTTGCTCCACTTCCTTCAAGCACTTACTTGGGAGTCTAAATACTGCCGACCAAAAGTTCACAATACTCATCAAGACTGGTTTTATTAATTGAAGTCTTCCTGCATATGATAAAAACCGACACGTCCAAGTGTTGATCTTGTTTCTAACCCTTTCAACCAACGGAATATAGTCTTGCCTTCTCATTACCTGAGTCATCAGAGGCAAGCCTAAATATCGAACAGGAAGGGTCCCTTCAGCAAAGGAAAAAATCACCAGTATTCTACTTCTTTCAGCACTAGAAACTCCCGCCATATATACTGTTGATTTCTCGATGCTTATACTGAATCCCGACCAAGCAGCAAACTCATCAAACACAGACAATGCTCCTTCAATTGACTCCTTAGTACCTTCCACAATCACCATCAAATCATCTGCAAAGCAGAGATGGCTAAGAGCTAACGATTTACATCTTGGGTGAAATGTAAATTTCCTTTCTTTAGCAGCTCTATCAATCTTGTGGGAGAGGATATTCATACAAAGTACAAACAAATAAGGAGAGAGTGAGCATCCTTGTCGCAAACCTCTCTTACTCTGAAAATACTCCGCCATCTCACCATTAACTTGCACTGAGAAAGATGGAGTTGTAATACACAATCTTATCCAGTGGATAAATTTCTCAGGAACTCCTAATGCCACTAAACTCTCCAATACAAACCTCCATTGAACTTAATCAAATGCTTTGGAGATATCAATTTTCATCAAGCATCTTGGTGATATGTCCTCCTTATGATAGTCTTTGACTAACTCCGACGCAAGCAACACGTTCTCCATCAACAGTCTCCCCTTAATAAAAGCAGACTGATTCTCAGTTACTATGCGCGGCAAGATCAACTTCAATCTATTCGCCAATAATTTCGATACCACTTTATAAAGAACATTGCAGCAAGCTATGGGGCGGTAATCTCTCATCTCCATAGAGTCCACTTTCTTTGGAATCAATGCCAGAATTGTAGAGTTTACACCTTTGGGGAGGAAACCATACTTGAACACTGATTGAACTGCTGCAGTGAAGTCCTCTGCTATTACAGACCAGGTAGTTTTGAAGAATTCACAGGGGAAGCCATTTGGACCCGGAGACTTGTTTGAAGGCATAGCAAAAAGCACTTCTCGGATCTCCTCCATTGTTACTTCTGCTTCCAACAACCTGCACTCCTCAGAAGTACAtctgaaatcaatcaaatttCTTAACTCTTCCTCCGTTGTGCTTACATAAGTATCAGGGGACTGGTTTTAAAACTCAGAAAAGAATCTCTCCGCTTCATTCTTTATCTCCAACTGTGTTTTGACCGTGACCCCATTCGGAGCATTTTGAGCATGGTGGGTTTTGATTGCGTTATAGAACGTTTTGTTGTTTTGATCACCCACATCTAACCAGTGGAGTTTCGCCTTTTGCTTTAGATAACCCTCCTCTAGACTCGCAATGTGTAACCATTTCGCATATGCTTCTGCCTCTTCCTGAACCGCCACTTCACTAGGGTTTGATAATGTTCTTTCCTGCTTCTCACATAATTCTTTATAGGCCTCTACAACTCTCTTTGGTAGATTTCCCATCTTATTTCTTCCAAGTTCTCTTATAAGCGGCTTCAGATTCTTCAGTTTCTTTGAGAATCTGAACATAGCAAATGTTTCTTTGAGAATCTGAACATAGCAGATGTAAATTGATATAGCTTCGGAGTAGAATCCCAATACTCTTTTACCATCGGTAGAAACTCTGGTAAACCTCCAATAACATTTACATACTTGAACGGCTTCTTTAATTTTTCTCTCGGAGGAAGTACTTGAACCTTACAGCGAAGATGATCGGAACAACCACCAGCTTCTAATACAGAGAATGCATTAGAGATATGTAACGCCACATCATTTATGAGTACTCTATCCAGCTTATTGCAAATAATACCTTCATCCCTTTTATTACACCATGTGAACTTAGGTCCCTGATAGCCCATGTCTGTAAGGTTGCAATGCAGAACTTTCCTCCGAAAATCCCTCATACCTCTCGGAATTCTTCCCAAGTCTTCAAACCCTGAACTTCCCTCCGCTTCAAGTATCTCGTTAAAGTCACCAATAACAATCCATGCCTTGTTGTGAAACAGCATAGAATTTTTATGGTGACATAAATCTTCCCATAGCTCCTTTCTATTTTCTACCAGATTATTCGCATATACAAACGTGCAAAAGAACTCATCCTCCTCTTTCAATCCAACAGAACAGGTGATCATCTGATCTGTCTTATAAACCGGAGACATTCTAACAGATTCGCTTCAAACTAACCAAATCCTTCCACCTTGACTGTGCTCATAATTAGTCATCGAAGACCAGCTACTAAACACCGAGTTTAACACCTCCGTAGACTTCCTTTCTTTCACCCTTGTTTCAATTATACATCCAAACTTCATCTCATTATTGTTTACCCACTATTTTACAATGGAATGTTTCAAAGTTTTGTTGAATCCGCGCACATTCCAAAAGAAGCTTGACATGCTAGTGTTTACGGCGAGAAGAGCTTTTACTCATAGGATTTACATCCTGAGTCTTAGCCTTCTGACCTCCTCTCAACCCCTTCTTCTCCCCTGCTATGTTCTTTACCTTCTCCTGCTGATCCAGAATACTATCTTCTAACAGATCATCCTTTGACCTTCCTGACTGATCACTCATTTCATTTTCCTCTGCCTCCATAGCATTCTGTTCTCCCGCTGACATTTCACCTTCCTCCACTTCTTCCACATCAAGCACAGAATATTTGGAAGCAGATATCTGAATCTCCTCCATATTCTTCTGCAGTATCGGCATTTGAGACCTTCTAGTCTTAGTCGGTGAAACCAACGACCATTCCTTAATCTCCTGACCCAAATATCTACCCTCCTTTTCCTGTATTTGATTACTCTCTTTCTGATCACtacttctcttctctgtctCCTCTATCCCCACAATTTCTACCTCCACCTCTTTAACACTCGTACTCTTGTTATTCGAGGTTTGTTTATTCCCCTTACCCTTTGTTCCACATACTTTCTCTACATGACCCCATTTGTCACATGAACTGCATCTAGATGGCAGCCATGGATAATAGAACTTCACTATAAACTCCTTACCCTCCTTTGTGAAAGTGATTTCTTTTGGAAGGACCTTAGAAACATCAACCTTCACAAATACTTTAGCCACTTCTAGATTCGAACAAGATATAGTCTCTGAATGTAACTTCACTGGGAATCCCACTGTGCTGGTGATGAAACTAAGCGCCTCCCAAGAGAACATGTGGAGTGGAACTTTCTCCAAATATACCCACATTGGAATTGCTTCATCTTCCTTTTTCTCTTCCTCAATTGTTGGAGTCCACTTTGAGACAATCATCGGCACTCCTATTATATTCCACATACCTCTTCTAAGAATCTTTTATCTTGCCTTCGGATTTGGAACTTTGAATCTCATCGCCATGTCATTAACCTCATACACCTCCACCTTTGCAGCTTCATCACCATATCGCCATATCTTATTTAACACCATATGAACTTTCCCGACATGAGGAGCGCGATCCAGAAATTTTCCAATCACAAAGTCTTCCACAATGGTGTTGGACTCGCAAGTATCTCATCTGGAATCTCAACCCTATGCTTCCCATCTTCATTCGAAACCTCAACTTCATATTTCGTCAACCTTTTCTTATCTTGAGCCACCGATACCCAGCTCAGATCTACCTTCTTCAAATCACCACGATCTTGGTTCCTTTCAATCCGATCTTACACCCCCATCTCCTTAGTCACCTTATCCCCCCTTTGGATGCTCCGATAAATCCGGCGGCGGCGCCGACTCCGAATCCATCACCGTAACTCTCTTCACAGTCGTATTCGAAATCGCCAAAATAATCGCCTTACTCAGAACGCagcgttttttaaaaaaaattcgttATACATGTATGTTACATATACACAGTCAATAATTAACCTATAGTTTCTTccctatttatttttacatagcTCACCATATCACCATTAATTATGGATATAATACAAGATATTAAGAGACACAAAAGTActcaaaatcataaaaaagaaaacaagcaaACCCTCACGATCGTTTACACACTTGGTCtgatacaacaaaaaaaaagaaagagattgacAGAAATAACGCAGGCCGTTACATCAAAAGGGAACATACTTTATTGCAAAGAAAGATCACAAGATGATGAATTTAAACAGAGGTAGGCTTGTAGTCTATGACCAGCACTTTATCCAAGCTGCCTAGGAACATGTTGGCGAACTCAACGTGAATAGGATGAGCAACGTACTCAGCTACAGCTTCTTTGCTATCAAAAGTGGATTCAAAGATGTGTGTGAAACCTTGATGCAGATTTTCTATGCTCACATCTTTTCCcctacaaaattattattttttattacatgAA contains these protein-coding regions:
- the LOC106397046 gene encoding stress-response A/B barrel domain-containing protein HS1-like; the encoded protein is MEEAKGPVKHVLLAKFKDDVTQEKIDELIKGYANLVNLIEPMKAFQWGKDVSIENLHQGFTHIFESTFESKEAVAEYVAHPIHVEFANMFLGSLDKVLVIDYKPTSV
- the LOC106397044 gene encoding pectinesterase inhibitor 2, with product MATNMMNKYVLVLSCLIFFVMTGSLNAKPADIKAICGKAKNPSFCTNYMKSNPKTSGADIKTLATITLDSAQTSASGAMNKITPFAEKEPKRPLRSGYVLCVQNYRSTIRYLGEAKKSLASGDVRGQNINVSDAMKSSTYCQDEMLKSQR
- the LOC111201789 gene encoding uncharacterized protein LOC111201789; the encoded protein is MAEYFQSKRGLRQGCSLSPYLFVLCMNILSHKIDRAAKERKFTFHPRCKSLALSHLCFADDLMVIVEGTKESIEGALSVFDEFAAWSGFSISIEKSTVYMAGVSSAERSRILVIFSFAEGTLPVRYLGLPLMTQVMRRWFGDKRAEGCKSGLWVEVNMEDGLGKISMGEMDKREFIKGEKVLASESQNSNGLLDVEEDVENERGDRGIIDMGIKREATVEKAVFSARRRRRHRTLELNEIEEELLAVKEKMRSNAEDVALWKRKSDFKPTFSTQETWMLIRDTKSTCNWAKGLGISCKRDSEK
- the LOC106397045 gene encoding stress-response A/B barrel domain-containing protein HS1, with protein sequence MEEAKGPVKHVLLAKFKDDVTTEKIDELIKGYANLVNLIEPMKAFHWGKDVSIENLHQGFTHIFESTFDSKEAVAEYVAHPIHVEFANMFLGSLDKVLVIDYKPTSV